The proteins below are encoded in one region of Syngnathus acus chromosome 2, fSynAcu1.2, whole genome shotgun sequence:
- the dhh gene encoding desert hedgehog protein: protein MLKLAAFWNGARFEHPPHLKHQASQMKQPRWARSSRLGLLALWTCLCLAEGCGPGPGYGVRSRPRKLTAMRYKQFFPNFSENNLGASGRAEGKITRNSERFNELVCNYNPDVVFKDEENTNADRFMTKRCKECLNRLAIAVMNQWPGVHLRVTEAWDEDGHHPAGSLHYEGRAVDITTDDRDTDKYGLLAQLAVEAGFDWVHYESKYHIHCSVKADHSVAVEKGGCFPGWARVTVAGGKQKSMSSLTPGDKVMAASTSGQLVFSSVLLFLHWDRAARVTFLSLETEDGHRLAITPHHLLFLDPGCALDDSKYQARFASRARAEHCVLIRRADGQIGPSRIRSLSVEESTGAYAPLTEDGTLFVDGVLVSSYALVEGQPLAHWAFGPLRFISSVQRLFWGEETTGTNTTWLRRNGAFDVNTSLPRCQDGARRMPIQRQASNVHWYARLLYSLGCMVLDSNSFHP from the exons ATGCTCAAGCTAGCAGCGTTTTGGAATGGAGCGAGATTTGAGCATCCCCCCCACCTGAAGCATCAAGCCTCCCAAATGAAGCAGCCCCGCTGGGCCCGGAGCTCCCGGCTGGGCCTGCTCGCCCTGTGGACCTGCCTGTGCCTGGCCGAGGGATGCGGGCCGGGCCCGGGCTACGGCGTCCGCTCCAGGCCTAGGAAACTCACGGCCATGCGCTACAAGCAGTTCTTCCCTAACTTCTCCGAGAACAACCTGGGAGCCAGCGGGAGAGCGGAGGGCAAGATCACCAGGAACTCGGAGCGTTTCAACGAGCTGGTGTGCAACTACAACCCGGATGTTGTCTTCAAAGATGAGGAGAACACCAACGCGGATCGCTTCATGACTAAG CGCTGTAAGGAATGTTTGAACAGGCTGGCGATCGCCGTGATGAACCAGTGGCCAGGGGTGCACCTGCGAGTGACGGAGGCCTGGGATGAGGACGGCCACCACCCTGCCGGATCCCTGCACTACGAAGGTCGGGCCGTGGACATCACGACCGACGACAGAGACACGGACAAATACGGGCTGCTGGCCCAGCTGGCTGTGGAGGCGGGCTTCGACTGGGTCCACTACGAATCCAAATATCACATCCATTGCTCTGTCAAAGCCG ATCACTCGGTGGCGGTGGAAAAAGGAGGCTGTTTCCCAGGCTGGGCCCGGGTGACTGTTGCTGGAGGAAAGCAGAAAAGCATGTCCTCACTCACCCCCGGGGACAAAGTGATGGCCGCGTCGACCTCGGGTCAACTCGTATTCAGCTCGGTTCTGCTCTTTCTACACTGGGACCGGGCGGCCCGGGTGACCTTTCTGTCTCTGGAGACGGAAGACGGCCATCGATTGGCCATCACGCCGCACCACCTGCTCTTCTTGGACCCGGGCTGCGCGCTTGACGATAGCAAGTACCAAGCGCGATTCGCCAGCAGAGCCAGAGCCGAGCACTGCGTTCTGATCCGGCGGGCAGACGGGCAGATAGGGCCGTCTCGAATCCGTTCGCTTTCCGTGGAAGAGAGCACGGGGGCATACGCGCCCTTGACAGAAGACGGAACTTTGTTTGTGGACGGCGTGCTGGTGTCCAGCTACGCGCTAGTGGAAGGGCAGCCGCTGGCGCACTGGGCCTTTGGACCTCTGCGATTTATCTCCTCAGTCCAGCGCCTATTTTGGGGAGAAGAGACGACTGGCACCAACACAACCTGGCTCCGTCGTAATGGAGCTTTTGACGTGAACACTTCTCTTCCCAGATGTCAGGATGGAGCTCGGAGAATGCCAATCCAGCGTCAGGCATCAAACGTGCACTGGTATGCTCGACTTTTGTACAGTTTGGGATGTATGGTTTTAGACTCAAATTCTTTTCATCCTTAA